A region of the Saccharicrinis carchari genome:
TTGAGCTTTTCAGAAGCTTGTGCTGAATAAAAGCTCAACACAAAATTTTCTTTATCATGCTGCTGTAACAAATGATTGGTAAATTCCTGCACATTGGCTAAATGATTAACCGCTTCCAGGGCATTACACCTGCCAAACCCGGCAATCTGCATAATACTCATCATCGAAGCCATACCGAAAGGTATTTCAATTGGCTGCACCCATAACCCAAATAAATCCAAACGATAATGAATTACCCGGCTTGCTAAGGTGGTTTGTCCGCGCTGGGGTAAGCTTTCAAAGGTTATACCTTCGTCAATGTCGGTGAGTCGGCGTAAAAAATATTTTACATAAGACTCTCTGCCCAGTTTTCTTTGGTGTACAATTTCACTTAAAGTAAAAATACCTGAATCGATAAGATCATATTCAAACTTTTCTATGGCCACATCTTCATGCTTTTGGCTAAAAGTATTGACCAAATGTGCCGGTAGATAACCCAACTCCATCAAATGTTGCGAAATTTCGCTGTCGCTTTTCGGAAAAAGATTTAGTTCTTTTTCGCACTGTTCTAATATGAACTCCTCAGAGCTTAACATAGCGTTGCATTTTGAAGTTATCGTTTAAAAACTGCTACCCCACCAAGTATCTACTTTTTAGTGTATATAAAGGAAGCTATCGAACCAAATCCATAACCAACTTTATAACCGATTCACGCGCCTCTTTAGATGAACTAAGCATATCTTTATGCAATTTAAGCAATTCCTCGTCGGCTGGGGATAAGTCAGATTTTACAATGGTAGATACATCCGAGTCAATCTTAACGTTGGTATAAGCCACCAGATTAAGGTTAGATTGATTATGAACGGTCAGCGATTTAAGTACGTTCTCTATCCTCACCTTGTTCACATCGTTTTTTACCACGTCGGATATTTTGTATTCGAAGTTACCTGTAAAAGTGGTTACTTCGAGTGAAGCCGCATCTTCGATAACCCCACCAATTTTTTTTAGCAAATTTACAAAGCCACCTTTAAGCTTTTCTTTGCCTTCGTTATTTGTTTGTGTAGCCATTATTTAAATGTATTAGCTTAATAAATAGATTGGAATTTTTTTTGGGTATGCTCATCGTACACTCCATTTTTTTCTTTCAGATTTTCGGAAGTTTGAAATGCCGACAGATGTTCTTTGGTTCGGGGACCGAAAATTCCGTCTACTGCCCCACAGTCGTATCCCAAATCAATTAATATTACCTGTAATTTCATTACTTCGTTTCCACGGCTGCCAAGGGTAAGCAACGGTTTAGGTACTTCTAAGCCCTGGCTTGCCATTAAACGTTTAAAAGCCAAAACCCGCGAAGCATCATAAGCTTGAACCGAGACACTGTTTTTTTGGTTTCCACCCAACACAAAAATATGGTTTCGATCTTTGGTATAACCTAAAAATATACCCACATGGCCTTTCCATGAGCTTGGGCTTTCGCGCCAGAGCACTACTATGTCACCTGCATAGGGCTTGTTTATTGTTTTACCTACATACAGCCAGCTTCGGGCATTCATCTTATGCGAACGCTGCAGACCCGCTTGTTCGCAGCACCAGTTAACAAAGATGCTACACCATGCTGTTTCGTCATCGTTTACCTGGGTAAAACCCGACTCATGCGCATATTTAACTATTACAGGATTGTCTGCTTCACCGGCCAATTCCTGCACTCCTATTTGCCCGGCAGCAATTTGCAGTATGTTTTGCATCGGAAATTGTTTTATTTGATAAGAAAAGTGTTGTTTCTGTACAAGTTCCTGAAAAATAAAACAAAAAGCAATAGCTGATAAAAATCAGTTATCTTAAATACTGGGCTAAGTCGCCTGTTATGGTAAGAATTATTTCAACCTCCGGTAACGAAGTTTGACATCAGGAAAGTAAGGAGCAGGCAGGCTGTAGATTTTTAATTCACTAAAGTTTTGTAAAATATTGTTCAACCATGTCACCTGCCTTTAGGTAACCGTTAGGGCTTACCGTACTCGACCAAAGCTCTTTTATTTGGCCAGATATTATAGCGTAGACCCTATAAGCGACATAGCATACGCCAAAAGAATTAGCCCCTAGCGAGAGACTTGCGCAGAAAAATAACCTCAGACGAGCAAGGAGTTAACCCGGATGAAAATCGGTGACGGCAGCAGGATCAACCAAACATCCACCGAGCCTTATTTATAATAGCGAAAATTTATGTCTATTTCAGGTTAAGGGGCTTTTAGATAAAAAAAACTATGCATTTATAATTTTTCCGTTTATAAAAATGGTGTCTACTTTATTTTCGCCATAATAATAGGGGATGTAGGCAATATTTGGGATGGCTTTTGTAAGTATGAGGTTTGCTTTCTTACCAAGCGTTATAGAACCCAGCACCTCTTCTATACCCATAGCATAGGCGCCATTTAGGGTAACGGCATTGATGGCTTCGTTTGGCAACATTTTATACAGTACGCTTGCCATCGAAATGATCCATTGCATATTACCCGATGGAGATGAGCCCGGATTAAAGTCCGTAGCCAAAGCTAAGGGCAAACCGGCTGAAATCATCTGTCGAACGGGCGCATACCTCATGTTCAAAAAAAAGGCTGCCCCGGGTAACACCGTAGGCATTGTATCCGAATTAAGGAGTGCCGCTATTTCTTTTTCGCCTACAAACTCCAAATGATCTACCGAGCGAGCCTTGTGCTTTACCCCTATCTGCACCCCACCCGAGAAGTCAAGCTCATTGGCATGAATTTTAGGCGGCAGGTTATACCTGGCACCGGCTTTTAATATTTTATCCGTTTCATCCACGGTAAAAAAACCTTTGTCGCAGAACACATCAATATAGTCGGCCAGATTTTCGTGCGCGATGGCTGGTAGCATTTCGTCAATGATAAGGCGCAGGTATCCCTCGCGGTTATTCTTATATTCGGCAGGAAGCGCATGTGCACCCAAAAAAGTAGACTTAATGCTTAGTTCGCTTTTTTGTTTTAATCGTTTAATTACACGAAGCATCTTAAGCTCACTATCTAAAGATAGTCCATAACCACTTTTTATCTCTACAGCGCCTGTACCCCAACGCGCGATTTCGTGGAGCCTTTGCCATGCGTCATCAAAAAGTTGCTGCTCCGGCATGTTAACCATCGTCTTCGCCGAATTTAAAATACCTCCGCCCCTGCGGGCTATATCCTCGTACGAGAGTCCTTTTATCTTATCGATATATTCAATTTCGCGGGTAGCGGGAAATACCAGGTGGGTATGCGAATCGCACCAGGCTGGCAATAAGGTTTTGCCACTCGCATCTATCTCCTCATCGAAATGCTGCGGTTTTAGGTCGCACATTGAACCAAATGCTGCAATAACATCGTCTTCGATAATTAAATAAGCATCATCAATACTATTTAAAATGGCCATTTGGCCACCGGCGTGATATTTTGTAGCAGCATCTGTAACAATGCCCGCAAGCTCCTTAATATTCTTAATCAGTGTTGTTTTCAATGGACAGGTTTTTTATCTCGTATGCAATAGGATAAAAATAACAATCTATTTACCCTTTGCCAATGACAACAATCAGCATGTGATAAGTCGGTTATTGTTTTTGGTATGCCATCCGAAATAAATTCAAACTAAAAAATGGTAAAAACGAAAATTAAACTACAAAAAGTATTGACATCAAACAGATATGGTTGTATTTTAGGATTAATAAATTATTCCCTACTACTACAATATTATAGGAACATTCAAAATGTGTGTGAGGTTTAGGTTAGTTTTATTAGAATGTTTCTGTAGGCCTGTCTGTTTTCAGACAGGCTTTTTTATGCACTGTCGTATTTATCATATCTGGCGCTTAATGAAAAATAAATGGTATCCTTGTACAAGGGCAAGTATTCCGGAAAGGACGGAATTTTACCATCGAAAAAAGTAACCCAGGCTAAATAATCCTTTGTGACCCACCCCCAACTGCCCTGTAAGTCCATTGGTTTTGCCCCAGGTAAAGTTTAGCAGTTCGGCATGAAAAAACAAGTTTACATCCGACTCCTTCTCTGTTATAAAATCCACTATATCTTCCCGGTTAGATAAAACCAAAGAAACACCAACTAAACTGCCCAGGCGAAAATTATCTTTTTGTAGGTATTCAAATCCAAATTGAGGGCCAAAGAAAAACAAACTTTCTTTATTGGACTGTTTATAAGATTGGTCGATACAATCATAGGGAGGATTGAGGTTACAATAAATATAGGATTTTGTGCCTGACACCTTCTTTCGCTCATAGCTTGCGTTGAAACCTAATTTCAATCGGGGTTTTAGGTAACGGTTATAATCAATCATAAAAGCACCCGAGTATTTAGGGT
Encoded here:
- a CDS encoding C40 family peptidase, translating into MQNILQIAAGQIGVQELAGEADNPVIVKYAHESGFTQVNDDETAWCSIFVNWCCEQAGLQRSHKMNARSWLYVGKTINKPYAGDIVVLWRESPSSWKGHVGIFLGYTKDRNHIFVLGGNQKNSVSVQAYDASRVLAFKRLMASQGLEVPKPLLTLGSRGNEVMKLQVILIDLGYDCGAVDGIFGPRTKEHLSAFQTSENLKEKNGVYDEHTQKKFQSIY
- the hutI gene encoding imidazolonepropionase, encoding MKTTLIKNIKELAGIVTDAATKYHAGGQMAILNSIDDAYLIIEDDVIAAFGSMCDLKPQHFDEEIDASGKTLLPAWCDSHTHLVFPATREIEYIDKIKGLSYEDIARRGGGILNSAKTMVNMPEQQLFDDAWQRLHEIARWGTGAVEIKSGYGLSLDSELKMLRVIKRLKQKSELSIKSTFLGAHALPAEYKNNREGYLRLIIDEMLPAIAHENLADYIDVFCDKGFFTVDETDKILKAGARYNLPPKIHANELDFSGGVQIGVKHKARSVDHLEFVGEKEIAALLNSDTMPTVLPGAAFFLNMRYAPVRQMISAGLPLALATDFNPGSSPSGNMQWIISMASVLYKMLPNEAINAVTLNGAYAMGIEEVLGSITLGKKANLILTKAIPNIAYIPYYYGENKVDTIFINGKIINA